Genomic segment of Pseudoalteromonas sp. NC201:
AAAGCGTTGAATCGTTTTTTTCGCCATTTGCAGCTGCCATCTACTTGGATTCTGATATGTTTTGGAATAATTCTGGGTTGCTTCAGTGCGGTATTTCTTCTCGACAATTGGCGATCAGCCGCAATAAGCATATTCCTCTACTTCATGGGCCGCTATTCTAAGCTTTTTTGTCCTATATTGGCAGGATTTATTTTAGGGATTTCCATTGCTATTGGTCATTACTTTGTTTTTTATCAGCTAAAAATACCAGAAATGTGGCAATCGCAGCTTGTTACTGCTTCGGGTAAAGTTATTGAGGTTGATAATTCTGTGATTGGTGAAGCGTTAAAGGTAAAGCTTGAGCAAGTTGATGGCTACCAATTTGCCCGTTGGCGTACAGTAAACGCAAAACTCTATCGTAACTCATCCACGCCTATGTTGCGTGTCGGTGACCACATTGAATTTACGGTAAAACTTAAGCGTTATCGTAGCCGAATTAATATCGGACTCTTTAATGCTGAATTGCATGCGTTTAGGAAGCATATATATTTTAAGGGCAGCATCAAAACAATCAAGTCGGTAGTGAAGGACACTACGTGGCGAGATAACTACCGCTTATTCATAGATAAAACGCTTGATGGGCGAAGCTATGCTTGGCTGTACTATATTTTGTTAACTGGCGATACAAGCAAAGTCGACTTCGAAAACAAAACACAATTTAGAAGTCTTGGCTTGAGCCATCTGTTAGCGATTTCAGGGCTGCATATCGGAATGGTATTTGCCATCGCGTTTTTGCTGATAAAAGTCGTGCTGTATTGTATCCCGGTAATAATTTCCCAAGCAGCTAACTTACATCAATGGTGTTTGGTTTTTGCGTTACTGTTGTGTTTTGGTTACGTCATTCTCTGCGGTTACAGCGTATCGGCGACTCGAGCTTTAATCATGGCAATGGTGTGGGTTGCTTGTTACCTCTTTGCTGTGCGCCTTAAAGCGCTTCAGGTGCTAACAGTAGCGTTGACCATCGTCTTGATAGTAGACCCGTTTTCACTACTTAATCCTGGTTTATATTATTCCTTTTTTGCGGTTGCTATCATCGTAACGTTAGTGACAAAAGTTGGCAGAGGTTTAGGTGCAAAGCTACTTGCCTTAATTAAGTTGCAGCTTGCGTTATTTATCTGTCTGTTGCCACTCAACCTGTATTTCTTTTCCGGTGCGAGTATTATCTCATTGGTTGCGAACATCATTGTGATCCCGTTGGTTTCCATCGTGGTATTTCCGCTACTACTGCTTCATGTTACTGCGCTGCACGCTATTGGTTGGCAACTTCCACTTCATTTAGTTGATAATGTGTTAGTGGTTCTTTTTGAGCTGTTGCAAAAGTCTCCACTTAGTTGGGTAGATATACCCGGCGTTTCGTCCATGTTTCTAATAACCAGCTACTTAAGTGCTTTGCTGCTGTATTTATTCAGAAATTATCTTGGTTTATTACCCATATTGTTTTTCCTCGTTCAGTATCAATTTCGAGCCTCTCCGCTATGGCAAATCGATATCTTTGACGTGGGTCACGGAACGGCAGTGTTAGTTTCTCGCAATAACAAAGGGCTGCTCTATGATGTGGGGGCCAAGTATTTTGGTTATTTTTCGATGTTCGAGTTTGTGATCAAACCTTATCTTTTGAATAATCGAATTACGCTGCAAGATACCATCATTAGTCATAATGATGGCGACCATAATGGTGGCGTTGATGACCTCATTGCCTATGATGGCGGAAAATCGTTACAGCGTTTTCACCCTGCAAGTCCAGCTGATAGTTGTGTGCTAGGAACACATCAATTTCAAGGGCTAGACGTATCTGTGATCTGGCCTCAAGAAGTGTCGAACAATGACAATAATAATTCTTGTGTGGTTCGTATCTC
This window contains:
- a CDS encoding DNA internalization-related competence protein ComEC/Rec2, which translates into the protein MQLPSTWILICFGIILGCFSAVFLLDNWRSAAISIFLYFMGRYSKLFCPILAGFILGISIAIGHYFVFYQLKIPEMWQSQLVTASGKVIEVDNSVIGEALKVKLEQVDGYQFARWRTVNAKLYRNSSTPMLRVGDHIEFTVKLKRYRSRINIGLFNAELHAFRKHIYFKGSIKTIKSVVKDTTWRDNYRLFIDKTLDGRSYAWLYYILLTGDTSKVDFENKTQFRSLGLSHLLAISGLHIGMVFAIAFLLIKVVLYCIPVIISQAANLHQWCLVFALLLCFGYVILCGYSVSATRALIMAMVWVACYLFAVRLKALQVLTVALTIVLIVDPFSLLNPGLYYSFFAVAIIVTLVTKVGRGLGAKLLALIKLQLALFICLLPLNLYFFSGASIISLVANIIVIPLVSIVVFPLLLLHVTALHAIGWQLPLHLVDNVLVVLFELLQKSPLSWVDIPGVSSMFLITSYLSALLLYLFRNYLGLLPILFFLVQYQFRASPLWQIDIFDVGHGTAVLVSRNNKGLLYDVGAKYFGYFSMFEFVIKPYLLNNRITLQDTIISHNDGDHNGGVDDLIAYDGGKSLQRFHPASPADSCVLGTHQFQGLDVSVIWPQEVSNNDNNNSCVVRISDGRFTLLLPGDIEKITETKLLNIEKEALKADILLVPHHGSGSSSSEQFIQAIDPDIAIFSRAFYSPWKIPNEKVIERYQRVGSTLLDTALDGHIKISIFAQEITVERAREVENYWFLR